The proteins below come from a single Chryseobacterium sp. MA9 genomic window:
- a CDS encoding polymorphic toxin-type HINT domain-containing protein has translation MKKVVELSRNTSSSLVKISLNGAEITCTPEHPFYVNGNWVEAKDLVKGMALTTLDGKTSPVESIKFLDEKVKVYNFEVEGNHNYYVSEKGILVHNDCHFTNELLGYVGKYAQVFDGSVNMGWLTGDIMEVQVNGIVRANSAPKNAVFKALTEGAESMARKYGMSEVRIQFNMVMNQNLKHNSLWAREYGYFFSREGDTVFWEKVLH, from the coding sequence CTGAAAAAAGTAGTAGAACTATCCCGCAATACTTCTTCCTCATTAGTAAAGATCTCCTTAAACGGGGCTGAAATTACCTGTACACCTGAACACCCTTTCTATGTAAACGGAAACTGGGTAGAAGCTAAAGACCTTGTAAAAGGAATGGCCCTTACTACTTTAGATGGGAAAACTTCTCCTGTAGAATCTATTAAATTCTTGGATGAAAAAGTAAAAGTCTATAACTTTGAAGTAGAAGGCAACCATAATTATTATGTTTCTGAGAAAGGGATTTTGGTGCATAATGATTGCCACTTTACAAATGAACTTTTGGGTTATGTTGGAAAATATGCTCAGGTTTTTGATGGTAGTGTAAATATGGGGTGGCTAACTGGTGACATAATGGAAGTACAGGTTAATGGTATTGTAAGGGCTAATAGCGCGCCGAAAAATGCAGTATTTAAAGCATTAACAGAAGGAGCTGAAAGCATGGCAAGAAAATATGGTATGAGTGAAGTAAGAATACAATTTAATATGGTAATGAATCAAAACCTCAAACATAATTCCCTTTGGGCAAGAGAGTATGGTTATTTTTTTAGCAGAGAGGGTGATACCGTTTTTTGGGAAAAAGTTTTACATTAA
- a CDS encoding VOC family protein, translating to MIKLKYVILYVEDVEQSMNFYKNTFDTEIKFITPEKDYGELLTGETSLSFASVSLAASNIKKGFVTAKTDDKPFGMELGFITDDVEALVKKAIENGAVLYEDITVKPWGQKTAYIIDPNNYLVEICTEIQ from the coding sequence ATGATCAAACTCAAATATGTCATTCTGTACGTTGAAGATGTAGAACAGTCCATGAATTTTTATAAAAATACTTTTGATACTGAAATAAAATTTATCACCCCCGAAAAAGATTACGGCGAATTACTGACCGGGGAAACCAGTCTGTCATTCGCCTCTGTAAGCCTTGCTGCCTCCAATATTAAAAAAGGATTTGTAACGGCCAAAACAGACGACAAACCTTTCGGGATGGAACTGGGATTCATAACTGATGATGTAGAAGCTTTAGTAAAAAAAGCAATAGAAAACGGAGCTGTTCTTTATGAAGATATTACGGTAAAACCATGGGGACAAAAAACAGCTTACATCATAGATCCCAACAATTATCTGGTAGAAATTTGTACTGAAATTCAATAA
- a CDS encoding Crp/Fnr family transcriptional regulator, whose translation MQNLLKYIRSLTSFSDESWMMLQPALSERHYKKNELMLQEGEICQSLFYIDKGFCKSYYEINGVIKNTGFFFENEIATNINSFGSGHPSEFNIIACEELYTVVFDKIKLFEATGKNPEIETLGRHCIRQFACRQEEFSNLFKLYTAQERLEYFETKYPEMLQRISLTQLASFLGVARETLSRIRKRRISR comes from the coding sequence ATGCAAAATCTTCTGAAATACATCAGATCCCTTACCTCATTTTCTGACGAAAGCTGGATGATGCTTCAACCCGCCTTATCAGAAAGACATTACAAGAAAAATGAATTGATGCTGCAGGAAGGTGAAATCTGCCAGTCTTTATTTTACATTGATAAAGGGTTTTGCAAAAGTTATTACGAAATAAACGGAGTTATAAAAAACACCGGATTTTTCTTTGAGAATGAAATAGCAACCAATATCAACAGTTTTGGAAGCGGGCACCCATCTGAATTCAATATCATTGCTTGTGAAGAGCTTTATACGGTAGTTTTTGATAAAATCAAATTATTTGAAGCTACCGGAAAGAATCCGGAAATTGAAACATTAGGGCGTCATTGCATCCGTCAGTTTGCATGCAGGCAGGAAGAATTTTCAAATCTATTCAAACTCTATACTGCACAGGAAAGACTGGAATATTTTGAAACTAAATATCCTGAAATGCTGCAACGCATATCTCTCACCCAGCTGGCCTCATTTTTGGGCGTAGCAAGAGAAACATTAAGCAGAATCCGGAAACGGAGAATTTCCCGTTAA
- a CDS encoding N-acetyltransferase, translating to MEIRKLQKLISNPSLEWGHNGYTTDRIYSVSSIEFGGSFEFSLKEKALPYTKIWETTSEDLEELNTIIEQGNSFGAYVNEELAGWIICEQRSWNNSFYIENILINEKHRRQGIGIMLIKSAIKEARKLNCRVIELETQNTNYPAIQFYRRMGFNITGLNTRLYNNTEEIALFMTLDVE from the coding sequence GTGGAAATAAGAAAATTACAAAAGTTAATCTCTAACCCAAGCTTAGAATGGGGACATAACGGCTATACAACAGACAGAATATATTCAGTTTCTTCTATCGAATTTGGAGGTTCTTTTGAATTTAGTTTAAAAGAAAAGGCTTTACCTTATACCAAAATCTGGGAAACCACTTCTGAAGATCTGGAAGAACTCAATACTATTATTGAACAGGGGAATTCTTTCGGTGCTTATGTGAATGAAGAGCTTGCAGGCTGGATTATCTGTGAGCAAAGATCATGGAATAACAGTTTTTACATTGAAAATATTCTTATCAATGAAAAACACAGACGGCAGGGAATCGGGATTATGCTGATTAAAAGCGCCATTAAAGAAGCCAGGAAATTAAACTGCAGAGTTATTGAACTAGAAACACAGAATACCAACTACCCTGCTATCCAGTTTTACAGAAGAATGGGATTCAATATTACCGGCCTGAATACAAGATTATATAATAATACGGAAGAAATTGCTCTTTTTATGACCTTAGATGTGGAGTAA
- a CDS encoding helix-turn-helix domain-containing protein produces the protein MDFTRTIQKNTKNKLSRQKLFQKSRRILLFLFICCSFITSGQSGPDFNILADKAFLKLYQNSDECISYTQGILVSDQNTEHKIVLQNIISQAFAMKGDYVQSVNIFAQKEDADPKNELSYFMQIFSDYNLADQYQNLGLYNQSKRIITHLLSDQKLLKSNDPALRITTAKLYQLQALNSGINRDYPAAFKNLDKSNQYLSDHNEENRILKTENRIFRSAYLLKQNRLIEYKALIDSIIFDLKHQKNQPFLLGLAYENLSQYYFLKQDYTTSVEKLKAGLFLIENYPFNNLKIKIYESLSRNYYALHDDIKYHQYNKLYNDLKTKTDASSKEGIRYIVKLVETNQNKNIEFQKLMFFESFLSLVLTLFLIIIGLSTYFLVIKSKNKDLKKQFDFFEKQSTEKSQPALLNKSSATAKDSVSTKISREKEDEILQKLEEFEKSNSYLNKNMSLSMLSSQMEINTKYLSEVINNKEKNFNGYINKLRINHIVQQLRNDSTFLNYKVSYLAEYSGFSSHSAFTTVFKSVTGMSPNAYIQEISKTKAV, from the coding sequence ATGGATTTTACCCGAACTATTCAAAAAAACACAAAAAACAAGTTATCAAGGCAAAAATTATTTCAAAAAAGCAGAAGAATCCTGCTGTTTCTTTTCATTTGCTGTTCTTTTATTACCAGTGGACAGTCTGGTCCGGACTTTAATATTCTGGCAGATAAGGCATTTCTGAAATTGTATCAGAATTCTGACGAATGTATCAGCTATACTCAGGGAATCCTGGTAAGCGATCAAAATACAGAACATAAAATTGTACTGCAGAACATTATTTCACAAGCTTTTGCCATGAAAGGCGATTACGTACAATCTGTGAATATTTTTGCTCAGAAAGAAGATGCCGATCCCAAAAACGAGCTTTCTTATTTTATGCAGATTTTCAGTGATTATAATCTTGCTGATCAGTATCAAAACCTGGGTCTGTACAATCAGTCAAAAAGAATTATTACCCATCTTTTATCTGATCAAAAGCTTCTTAAAAGTAATGATCCTGCATTACGGATAACCACAGCAAAGCTGTACCAACTGCAAGCTTTGAACTCAGGAATCAATAGAGATTATCCTGCAGCATTCAAAAACCTTGATAAAAGTAACCAGTACCTCAGCGATCATAATGAAGAAAACAGAATATTAAAAACGGAAAACAGAATTTTCCGTTCTGCTTATCTCCTGAAACAAAACAGACTGATTGAATATAAAGCGCTTATAGATAGTATCATTTTTGATCTTAAGCACCAGAAAAATCAACCATTTCTTTTAGGTTTAGCTTATGAGAATCTGTCCCAATATTATTTTTTGAAACAGGATTACACAACATCAGTTGAAAAGCTGAAGGCTGGACTTTTTTTGATTGAAAATTATCCTTTTAATAATTTAAAAATTAAAATTTACGAATCATTATCCCGCAACTACTATGCGCTTCATGATGATATAAAATACCATCAATATAATAAACTCTACAATGATTTAAAAACAAAAACCGATGCAAGCTCGAAAGAAGGAATACGGTATATCGTAAAACTTGTTGAAACCAATCAGAATAAAAATATTGAATTTCAAAAACTAATGTTCTTTGAGTCCTTCTTATCTCTGGTTCTCACTCTATTCCTGATTATTATTGGCCTGTCTACCTATTTTTTAGTTATTAAAAGCAAAAATAAAGATTTAAAAAAACAATTTGATTTCTTTGAAAAACAAAGTACTGAGAAATCGCAACCTGCCTTATTAAATAAATCTTCTGCAACAGCAAAAGATTCCGTTTCCACTAAAATATCGCGGGAAAAAGAAGATGAAATCCTTCAGAAACTTGAAGAGTTTGAAAAATCCAACAGTTATCTGAATAAAAACATGTCCTTATCTATGCTTTCCTCTCAAATGGAAATTAACACAAAATACCTTTCTGAAGTCATCAATAACAAAGAGAAAAACTTCAACGGATACATTAATAAGCTAAGGATCAATCATATTGTACAGCAATTAAGAAATGATTCTACCTTTCTTAATTATAAAGTAAGCTATCTTGCAGAATATTCAGGGTTCTCATCGCACAGTGCCTTTACAACCGTTTTCAAGTCCGTCACCGGAATGTCTCCCAATGCTTATATTCAGGAAATCAGTAAAACCAAAGCCGTATGA
- a CDS encoding malate dehydrogenase: protein MKVTVVGAGAVGASCAEYIAMKNFCSEVVLVDIKEGFAEGKAMDLMQTASLNGFDTKITGTTGDYSKTAGSHVAVITSGIPRKPGMTREELIGINAGIVKDVTENLVKHSPEVIIIVVSNPMDTMAYLVHKTSGLPKHKIIGMGGALDSARFKYRLAEALEAPISDVDGMVIAAHSDTGMLPLLSKATRNGVPVTEFLSEDQQKYVIEETKVGGATLTKLLGTSAWYAPGAAVSVMVQAIACDQKKMIPCSLMLEGEYGQNDICLGVPAIIGANGVESIVNVTLTAEEQLKFAEAANAVREVNGDLKF, encoded by the coding sequence ATGAAAGTAACTGTAGTAGGTGCAGGCGCTGTAGGAGCAAGCTGTGCGGAATACATCGCAATGAAGAACTTCTGTTCAGAAGTAGTTTTGGTAGACATTAAAGAGGGGTTTGCTGAAGGTAAAGCAATGGATTTGATGCAGACAGCATCTCTTAACGGATTTGATACAAAAATTACGGGTACAACAGGAGATTACAGCAAAACTGCAGGTTCTCATGTAGCAGTAATCACTTCAGGGATCCCAAGAAAACCTGGAATGACAAGAGAAGAATTGATCGGTATCAATGCTGGTATCGTGAAAGACGTTACTGAAAACTTAGTAAAACATTCTCCGGAAGTAATCATTATTGTGGTTTCTAACCCAATGGATACTATGGCTTACCTTGTTCACAAAACTTCAGGTCTTCCTAAGCACAAAATCATCGGAATGGGTGGTGCATTAGACTCTGCAAGATTCAAATACAGATTGGCTGAAGCATTAGAAGCTCCAATTTCTGATGTAGACGGAATGGTAATTGCTGCTCACAGTGATACAGGTATGCTTCCATTATTGAGCAAAGCTACAAGAAATGGAGTTCCTGTAACTGAATTCTTAAGTGAAGATCAACAAAAATATGTAATCGAAGAAACTAAAGTAGGAGGAGCTACTCTTACGAAATTATTAGGAACTTCTGCTTGGTATGCTCCAGGTGCAGCAGTTTCTGTAATGGTTCAGGCGATTGCATGTGACCAAAAGAAAATGATCCCATGTTCTTTAATGCTTGAAGGTGAGTACGGACAAAACGATATCTGTTTAGGAGTTCCTGCTATCATCGGAGCAAACGGAGTAGAATCAATCGTAAATGTAACATTGACTGCTGAAGAGCAATTGAAATTCGCTGAAGCTGCTAATGCAGTAAGAGAGGTGAACGGAGATCTTAAATTTTAA
- the pafA gene encoding alkaline phosphatase PafA yields MLRNISIAAATFLSVVTINAQKNRNTQLERPKLVVGLVVDQMRWDYLYRFYGKYGNDGFKRLLNTGYSLNNVHIPYVPTITALGHTCIYTGSVPAIHGIAGNDWTDKETGKGVYCTADESVLPVGTTNTKTGSHSPKNLWSTTVTDELRLATNFQGKVIGVSLKDRASILPAGHTPNGAFWFDDSTGNFITSTWYMNDLPQWVKSFNSQNLPKKLVANGWNTLLPINQYTESTPDNSSWEGLLGSAKTPTFPYSNLAKDYQTKKDNIRYTPFGNTLTLKLAEASVEGEKLGGDNITDFLAINLASTDYAGHKFGPNSIEVEDVYIRLDQDLAEFFNYLDSKVGKGEYTVFLSADHGGAHSVGFLKEHKIPTGFFGEDAEKNLNQKLKDKFGADKLINAIDNYQIYFDRKVLADNKLELDDVRNFAVKEIEKDPTVLYAVSVDKVQESSIPEPIKQRIINGINRQRSGDIQLISHDSMLPPYSKTGTTHSVWNSYDSHIPLIFMGWGVKQGESNKEYHMTDIAPTVSSLLKIQFPSGNVGNPITEVIGK; encoded by the coding sequence ATGCTTAGGAACATTTCAATTGCGGCAGCTACTTTTTTGTCCGTAGTTACAATCAATGCGCAGAAGAACAGAAATACCCAACTTGAGAGACCAAAATTAGTGGTAGGTCTTGTAGTAGACCAGATGCGGTGGGACTATTTATACCGTTTTTATGGTAAGTATGGAAATGATGGTTTCAAAAGACTTCTGAATACCGGATATTCTCTGAATAATGTACATATTCCTTATGTTCCTACCATTACCGCTTTGGGACACACATGTATCTATACAGGCTCTGTACCGGCTATTCACGGAATTGCAGGAAATGACTGGACGGATAAGGAAACCGGGAAAGGAGTTTACTGTACTGCTGACGAGAGTGTTCTTCCAGTGGGAACTACCAATACAAAAACCGGAAGCCATTCTCCGAAAAACCTTTGGTCTACTACGGTGACTGACGAATTGAGATTAGCAACCAACTTCCAGGGAAAAGTAATCGGAGTTTCTTTGAAAGACCGAGCTTCTATTCTTCCTGCAGGGCACACTCCAAACGGAGCTTTCTGGTTTGATGACAGCACAGGAAATTTCATTACCAGTACATGGTATATGAATGATCTTCCTCAGTGGGTAAAATCATTCAACTCTCAGAATCTTCCTAAAAAATTAGTAGCAAACGGTTGGAATACCTTACTTCCGATCAACCAGTATACAGAAAGTACACCGGACAATTCTTCATGGGAAGGCCTGCTGGGAAGTGCCAAAACGCCTACATTCCCTTACAGCAACTTAGCAAAGGATTATCAGACTAAAAAAGACAATATCCGTTATACACCTTTCGGAAATACGCTGACACTGAAGTTAGCAGAAGCTTCTGTAGAAGGTGAAAAACTGGGTGGGGATAATATTACAGACTTTTTAGCTATCAACCTGGCTTCTACAGATTATGCAGGCCATAAATTCGGACCGAATTCTATTGAAGTAGAAGATGTTTATATCAGATTAGACCAGGATTTAGCTGAGTTCTTCAATTATTTGGATTCAAAAGTAGGAAAAGGAGAGTACACCGTTTTCCTTTCTGCAGACCATGGTGGAGCACATTCTGTAGGATTCCTTAAAGAACATAAAATCCCGACAGGTTTCTTCGGAGAAGATGCTGAAAAAAATCTGAACCAAAAGCTGAAAGATAAATTCGGAGCAGATAAACTTATCAACGCAATTGATAATTATCAGATTTATTTCGACAGAAAAGTATTGGCAGACAACAAGCTTGAATTGGATGATGTAAGAAACTTTGCCGTAAAAGAAATTGAGAAAGATCCTACCGTTTTATATGCTGTTTCTGTAGATAAAGTTCAGGAGTCAAGCATTCCGGAGCCAATCAAGCAAAGAATTATCAATGGAATCAACAGACAGAGAAGTGGAGATATTCAGTTGATTTCTCATGATTCTATGCTTCCTCCATACTCTAAAACAGGAACTACACACAGTGTATGGAATTCTTACGATTCACATATTCCATTGATCTTCATGGGATGGGGAGTGAAACAGGGAGAAAGCAATAAAGAATATCACATGACAGATATTGCTCCTACCGTATCTTCCTTACTGAAAATTCAGTTCCCAAGTGGAAATGTAGGAAATCCAATTACAGAAGTTATTGGTAAATAA
- a CDS encoding putative glycolipid-binding domain-containing protein produces the protein MKTLIWQGVLYQSIEYFNEQIKDENYIVESKIIGCYEDKIYAVDYSILINKNWIVQNFLIKSEINKVKTTLEGKRHQDQWEINNVINPEFNDFKFIDISLTPFTNTLPINNLQLKDNSSKKIDVIYIDVLNQHVRPVQQQYTKTASNKYLYENIENDFKAEISVDDEGLVISYPKLFEKIAER, from the coding sequence ATGAAAACATTAATCTGGCAGGGAGTTCTTTATCAATCTATTGAATATTTTAATGAGCAGATCAAAGATGAAAACTATATTGTAGAATCAAAAATTATAGGCTGTTATGAAGATAAAATTTATGCTGTAGATTACAGTATTCTCATTAATAAAAACTGGATCGTTCAGAATTTTCTGATCAAATCTGAGATCAATAAGGTTAAAACAACATTAGAAGGAAAAAGGCATCAAGACCAATGGGAAATCAACAACGTTATCAATCCTGAATTTAATGATTTTAAATTTATTGATATTTCTTTGACTCCATTTACCAACACACTCCCAATTAACAATTTACAATTAAAAGATAACAGCTCCAAAAAAATCGATGTGATTTATATTGATGTGCTTAACCAGCATGTCAGACCTGTCCAGCAACAATATACAAAGACAGCATCCAATAAGTATCTGTATGAAAATATCGAAAATGATTTTAAAGCAGAGATTTCAGTAGATGATGAAGGATTAGTCATCAGCTATCCCAAATTGTTTGAAAAAATTGCAGAACGTTGA
- a CDS encoding alpha/beta fold hydrolase produces the protein MKTIALFLFFFVSLTVVSAQNHHSEGFYETSDHVKIKYKVSGKGEACIYIPGGPGQGYPSFELMGGNSLEKNMQMVYMDQRGSGESSTSENYHLDKMVQDIEELRQHLKLKRVFLLAHSFGGIIAVSYAKKYPQHTKGLILANVTLHFLNDESLKEQIEYGSSLLQTKNRAVPKDSLSSELSKISSALRKKRIGYKFLTEDIETIKETDKIDSLHPRIIDFGMAVISKPKDFPEYYADYAPITKDIHVPVLIITGKKDKAVGTQHYKTFRFPNQKVVSIDGGHLLYYEKNKDFVNAVTNFVKTTK, from the coding sequence ATGAAAACAATTGCTCTCTTCCTCTTCTTTTTCGTTTCTCTGACTGTCGTTTCTGCTCAGAATCATCATTCTGAAGGCTTTTATGAAACCTCAGATCATGTAAAGATCAAATATAAAGTCTCCGGAAAAGGAGAAGCCTGTATCTATATTCCCGGAGGTCCCGGGCAGGGATATCCATCTTTTGAATTGATGGGTGGAAACAGTCTGGAAAAAAACATGCAGATGGTTTATATGGATCAGCGGGGTTCCGGGGAATCCAGTACTTCCGAAAATTATCATCTTGATAAAATGGTTCAGGATATTGAAGAACTGAGACAGCATCTCAAATTAAAAAGAGTTTTCCTGCTGGCTCATTCCTTTGGCGGAATCATTGCAGTCAGTTATGCAAAAAAATATCCCCAGCATACCAAAGGACTCATTCTTGCCAATGTCACACTTCATTTTTTGAATGATGAATCTCTCAAAGAACAGATTGAATATGGAAGCAGTCTTTTACAGACAAAAAACAGAGCGGTTCCTAAAGACAGCCTTTCTTCAGAACTTTCAAAAATAAGCAGTGCACTAAGAAAAAAAAGGATCGGATATAAATTCCTTACTGAAGATATCGAAACCATAAAAGAGACAGATAAAATAGATTCTCTTCATCCCCGTATCATCGACTTCGGAATGGCCGTCATTTCAAAACCTAAAGATTTTCCGGAATATTATGCTGATTATGCTCCCATCACAAAAGATATTCATGTTCCTGTCCTTATCATTACGGGAAAAAAGGATAAAGCAGTGGGAACTCAGCACTACAAAACCTTCAGATTTCCCAATCAAAAAGTAGTTTCCATTGATGGGGGACATCTTCTGTATTACGAGAAAAATAAAGACTTTGTAAACGCTGTTACCAATTTTGTGAAAACAACAAAGTGA
- a CDS encoding tetratricopeptide repeat protein: MKLLLKILPLLLLSIYIFTKAQKTPDSVLIKKAQLEIYDNPDNTIKIVKQLLKKSHDVKTSINLYKLLSTANIAKRNFEESLKYILKAKELSQKTNDPRSHAEVLISVAIQYQQMELFSKSLETLNEADQYIAKIPDKNTLKYVETATSYAIRGMIYKSQSNSEIALEKFLISIQNFEKVPVKKTTNPNMSIVFYNIGYCYLNLNQIDKAQGAFEQSVNYARKNHSKSLEAFALKGIAEIHKKKHENQSAINLLLNAENLCKNTGDIILNEGIYKELAENYLAMGQQNFYQHYNKKYLEMRFKRKQNELQSINQVIDNHNKETALKSEKLKSYYRYIKIGSVLLGGIFIVILLYSIIKIRKQNKNFHKEIQQMIRTS, from the coding sequence ATGAAACTACTTTTAAAAATATTGCCACTGCTCCTGTTATCCATTTATATTTTCACAAAAGCTCAAAAGACACCAGACAGTGTCTTAATCAAAAAGGCCCAACTTGAGATTTATGATAATCCTGATAATACGATTAAAATTGTAAAACAGTTATTAAAAAAATCTCATGATGTCAAAACATCTATCAATCTTTATAAGCTTCTTTCCACAGCTAATATTGCCAAAAGAAACTTTGAGGAATCATTAAAATATATTTTGAAAGCAAAGGAACTTTCCCAGAAAACCAATGATCCCAGGAGCCATGCAGAAGTTCTTATTTCAGTCGCAATACAGTATCAGCAGATGGAGCTTTTCAGCAAGAGCCTCGAAACACTGAACGAAGCGGATCAATATATCGCTAAAATCCCGGACAAAAATACCTTGAAATATGTTGAAACCGCTACAAGCTATGCCATAAGAGGAATGATTTACAAGAGCCAGTCCAATTCAGAAATTGCATTGGAAAAGTTTTTAATTTCAATCCAGAATTTTGAAAAAGTACCTGTAAAGAAAACTACCAATCCCAACATGAGTATAGTCTTCTACAATATTGGGTATTGCTATCTTAATCTCAATCAAATTGATAAAGCACAGGGAGCTTTTGAGCAATCTGTAAACTATGCCCGGAAGAATCATTCTAAAAGTCTGGAAGCTTTTGCCTTAAAAGGAATTGCCGAAATACATAAGAAAAAACATGAAAATCAATCTGCTATAAACCTTTTGTTAAATGCAGAAAATCTTTGTAAAAATACAGGAGACATCATCCTGAATGAAGGAATCTATAAGGAATTGGCAGAGAATTATCTTGCTATGGGACAACAGAACTTTTATCAGCATTATAATAAAAAATATCTGGAAATGCGCTTTAAAAGAAAACAGAATGAACTGCAATCCATTAACCAGGTTATTGACAATCATAATAAAGAAACCGCTTTAAAAAGTGAAAAACTGAAATCTTATTATCGTTACATTAAAATTGGTTCTGTTCTGCTGGGAGGTATTTTTATAGTTATCCTTTTATATTCTATTATAAAAATCAGAAAACAAAATAAGAATTTTCATAAAGAGATACAGCAAATGATAAGAACATCATAA
- a CDS encoding biliverdin-producing heme oxygenase — translation MVSEYLKQNTADYHDAAEKLFNSEKIFNKTFTLEDYKKIIHTNYLMLLHSEDKIFSSLSDKYAEKLQLDARKKLFLIEEDLKSLSLENQSASHNLEFSNEHEALGAMYVIEGSTLGGNVIAKQLSKTEGFDEVTFNFFGCYQENTGPMWKNFKEVLDTEVAEENYHEVLSGAKKLYTFLLNVN, via the coding sequence ATGGTATCAGAATATCTTAAACAGAATACAGCAGATTATCACGATGCGGCAGAGAAACTTTTTAATTCTGAAAAGATTTTTAACAAGACTTTCACCTTAGAGGATTATAAAAAAATCATCCATACTAATTACCTGATGCTTCTTCACAGTGAAGATAAAATCTTCAGCAGCCTTTCTGATAAGTATGCAGAAAAACTTCAGCTTGATGCAAGAAAAAAACTTTTCCTTATTGAAGAAGACCTGAAAAGCCTTTCTCTGGAAAATCAGTCCGCTTCCCACAATCTTGAATTCAGCAATGAGCATGAAGCGCTTGGCGCGATGTATGTGATTGAAGGTTCTACGCTTGGTGGGAATGTAATTGCCAAACAGCTTTCTAAAACGGAAGGATTTGATGAGGTTACTTTCAACTTTTTCGGATGTTATCAGGAAAATACAGGCCCTATGTGGAAAAATTTTAAGGAAGTTCTGGATACGGAAGTAGCTGAGGAAAACTACCATGAAGTACTTTCTGGTGCGAAAAAGCTGTACACGTTTTTACTGAACGTCAACTAA